The following DNA comes from Oreochromis niloticus isolate F11D_XX linkage group LG23, O_niloticus_UMD_NMBU, whole genome shotgun sequence.
gctacTGCCAATGAGTGTAGTTTGCCTTTAATGTGGTTCAATTAGTGCCGGTTGCCATTTATAACACTAGAGGGAGCAAGATGCAACATGAGCAtagtttgctttttatacctACAAGAAGGAGGGAAATGGAATACAGCTGATTTTCAACTTAAAGCAAAGTAAGCTGTATTGTGATCTCTGTTATATGCGGCATACAGAGATGAGAGAAAGATGCTCCAGTTACATgattacaaaataaattatGCTTTAGTGTCAGGTGTTCAAGAGAAGTTAcaatttagattttacagttttgagtcGTTTAAAGTggtagaaaaaaaagatgtccaTTAAGCGGTATTCAATTTGTATTCATCAAATTATGAAATTCTCcgttgtgggactaataaatgtATCATGTTATTCAAACAATATTTTGTACAGATACCATTTACAATAATGTATGACATTTAAACATGATATTTAGATTGTGGTAAATAGCAaagcaatataaaataaaaaatgaaaaggaaaccATTCAAGTAACTTTATATTATGAACTGAAGAGTAAGGCAAAAGTataaatgaaaagcatacaagcattAATGTATATAgataaacccaacaatcatatgaccccctatgagcaagcactttggcgacagtgggaaggaaaaactcccttttgacaggaagaaacctccggcagaaccaggctcagggaggggcggccatctgccgcgaccggttggggtgagatgtaaacaaatccaaaactgtccacagagctacaggggcacactgggatcgcaacagcagccatagagggaaaccgattaggatgttcttcccagtactgaagtgggtcggcttttcttatgtgtgcgtttttctctgagaggtaggtctccactttagtttctgttgatgaggcactcacggatacttctggataagggtcatttggaagcaagtggttggctgactttgcgaaaacagctagaaacagataaaaggaaaacacaatttaaaacaataaaacaagagacatcacaaagcgcagctcttcagttagcaaactggcaagtaatgaagttctaaaaaataattgggaaaacaaatctaactttagaactaaatgacccaaaactaattaaaaatgaagtaaaaaaaaaagaaattggcttaatactggtgtcttctGATGAGGTAAGTCGCCATGCGAGGTAAAAACCacacgtggctgtaatttggtggcctgtatacagttccaatccaagcatgtagttggtttaaatgggtttaatactggtgtcttttgatcacttgactgtatatataaacctgttgaacaaaaggtgcattttaatttcactatacctgcccatccttgtagccggtctctactagcgtggcacagtttcaagatcagtgtagggcttctccactgccttcactggacagaacacatctgaggagttatgaatgaatggatgacttaatgaatggatgagattatagtttgtttcaaagaatataaagtaagaaacaaaaaaaatacaaatgacctGTTATGGCAGGGATCCCATCAGGTGCAGTCTTTCTGTTCACGTTTCTGGTCAGCTCTTCAATGGATGAGAGCACATCAGCAGTCTTATCTATCAGTTcccactggtgagctgtccttgttggtggtagagtgtgttcagaaaaactcccttttaacaggaagaaacctccggcagaaccaggcttagagaggtgcagccatctgccgtgagcggttgggtgagatgtaaacaaatccaaaactgtccacagagctacagggggcacactgggatcgcaacagcagccatagagggaaacagattaggatgttcttcccagtactgaagtgggtcggcttttcttatgtgtgcgtttttctctgagaggtaggtctccactttagtttctgttgatgaggcactcacggatacttctggataagggtcatttggaagcaagtggttggctgactttgcgaaaacagctagaaacagataaaaggaaaacacaatttaaaacaataaaacaagagacatcacaaagcgcagctcttcagttagcgaaatggcaagtaatgaagttctaaaaaataattggaaaaacaaatctaactttAGAACTAAATGACCCAAAACTATACTAAAAAGgtagtaaaaaaagaaatttgcttaatactggtgtcttggATGGGGTAAGTTGCTATTTAGGTAAGAACCacacgtggctgtaatttggtggcctgtatacagttccaatccaagcatgtagttggtttaaatgggtttaatactggtgtcttttgatcacttgactgtatatataaaacctGTTGAACcaaaaggtgcattttaatttcactatacctgccatccttgtagccggtctctactagcgtggcacagtttcaagatcagtgtagggcttctctactgccttcactggacagaacacatctgaggagttatgaatgaatggatgacttaattaatggatgagattatagtttgtttcaaaacaatatcaaatgttacaatataaagtaagaaacaaaaatacaattacctgttatggcagggatcccatcaggtgcagttgcagtctctcTGTTCACGTTTCTGGTCAGCTCTTCAATGGATGAGAGCAGTCTTATGTATCAGCTcccactggtgagctgtccTTGTTGGTGGTAGAGTGTGCTCAGTTGCAAAGACACTAAGATCACTTGGCAAGTCCATATCCCTCACAaccttgcagtcattttgtGTTAGTGAATTACACAATAAATGGGGTTGTGATAACTGTGATATGTattcagaacacctgattggagGCAGGCGTATGGCTGTGATATGTAAAGGTGATCAATCAATGTGTGTTTTTCGGTAGTTGCAGCAGTAATAAGTTGTGCATATCCTCTTGACTGAAACAGTTCTtggatgggtttttttcctctgctcatAAGGTCCTCATTGAAGTCTCCACAAACAATAATTGGTTGGCAATTCATCATTTCCAATGAGTCCAAAAGACATTGCATTTGTGGTAAAAACCtcacgtggctgtaatttggtggcctgtatacagttGCTATCAAAGCTGTGACTGGCGATTCAACCTTGATAACAACAAATTCAAGGTCAGTCACATTTTGCAGGTATTTTCGAGACTCTGCTGTAAGAACTGTTTTGTAGTACATTGCAACTCCACCGCCATTTACCTTTGCCATGTCTGTATGGTTTGTGTAAGAGACGTGTCTGTTGCGTGTGGCCATGTTGTACTGTTCGAGCTGGAAGCGGGGAGAAACTGATGATCCAGACAAGTGAGTTTCTGTTATGCATAAAACATCAGCAAGGCTGAGTTCATGGTGGCATCTCATGTCCTCCATGTGAGTTGGGAGACCTTGTGCATTGTGATGGATAATTGTCATCGTGGGGACTGTGGGAACAACTGATTTTAAGAATTGCAACAGTGGTCTTGCATTCTCAAATGATGCATGTCTCATATTTTTGAGTGCATCTGTGATGGCAGGATCAGCATAGATTTTCCTTTCATCAAAGTCTGTGATGTAGAGTCCTTTAAGTGAGGTTGTGCGGCTGAGTGCAACATAGGCCATTCCAGGTTCAAAAACACGCTTCAAACATACTACTGCTGACTCCATTGTCATGCCTTGTACTTTGTGAGCTGTACATGCAAAGGCCAACTTCATTGGAAATTGCCTGCGAAGAACTCCATTTTTACTTGTAGATTCTTCACATTTCTCAATATATACCAGGTTGTCTGAGGATCCTTGTATTTTTCTGCGAAATTTTTGCCCAGAATTTTGATTGTCCAGCGTAAGTCCAatgagattcacagtttttcGTCCATCCTGTGTGGTTGTCACAATGTTCGTGATTGTTCCAAATGTCCCATTAACAagcccatcttcaacatccaaaTTTCTAATAATCATAACACGCACTCCAGGTGCAGCTTGTATGTTATCAGGTAAATCTCTTTTGTTGCCTTTCATCATATCTGCCAGCAGGACCATCTCACCCGTTCGTGGGTCTTTTCTGTAGTCTTCGGCCTGAATATTTATGATATCAGAATGAAGAGCAGTTACAGTTGCTGAATTGTGTTTGTCCACCTCTTTGTTGTAGCataaatgtgtaatacattagaTGGACAGTCTTTTATGTCATGGATAGCCTGTGTGAGCAAGGCTTTATCATTGGCTTCAAGAGAATCTGTTTTTTGCTTACTCTTATCCTGTTCAGAACTTCAGCAAATAATGATCATCTTTCTGTCGCATGATTTCTGTCAGGTTGACCATGTGGAAATAGTCTTTCCAGAGATCAAGGACATTGTCCTCGTACACACAGAGTGGTTTGGCTTTTCCAAggggtggcagctggtaaaagtCTCCTACTGCAAGGATAGACATCCCACCAAAAGGCTTCTTGTTTCCTTTGATCTGCTGAAGTCTCCAGTGGATGTAGGCAAAAAGGTCTTTAGAAACCATAGATATCTCATCAATGACCAGAATCTCTGCATttgaaagtgaagctctcaCTTCATCCAGTGCATTCCCCAGTCCCTGATACGGCggttttaaagattttggcAGCTTTAGCAGAGAGTGCAGTGTTTTCCCAGATATGTTAAAAGCTGCAGTCCCAGTAAATGCAGCCAGCAGGACTGCAGGGTAGGATATGTCTGCTTGGTCACGGAATCTGGGGAGTTGGTGCAAAATCTTTGTTGCCTCCTCATATATGCACTTGATAACATGTGATTTTCCACAGCCAGCTCCtccagagacaaaataaaagaactgcTCAGGACAGTGACCCCACACAAGTTTGAAACACCACTCACGCACTGCGTAGAATATGGATGCTTGAGTTTCATTCAGACTTTGGtacatttttctgacaaagtctgGGCTCAGCTTTGGTGCTATGATTGCTGGCATGGCTCCACTGCTGCTACCACTGACTTGGtagtctggaacaatgtccattTCATTTTCGTCAGTGTCATGTCTGGATTGTCGTTGGGCCACACACTCTAAACGATCTACTTCAACCTCAGGTGCAAAGGTGTTCCATGCATTGATAAGTGGCCTTGTTGTTCAATCTGTTCCAGTGCCCTTTCCATTGTTTTGCCATGGCTTTCATAACGCTTTTTGTTAAAGGTAACAATTGGCCGCACTGCAAAACCATGTTTTCCTCCACTTTTGTAGAACTGTTCGGATGTGgggtattttgtgtttttaaggtcatcATTTGATcgatgtggaaaataaagttttagtaGTCTGCTATAAAACTTCTCtggttgtttcttttctgagaACCGAGGATATCTGATTATTGCAGGTTTCCCTCTTGTTCTCTTTTGAATATGACCCATGTTATTCAAAAGAGGGATGGCATTTTTTGACTCTGTTTGACGGCTGTAGAGAATCCTGTACTCTGAAGCAAATTCAGCCAAACACATTCTTTCAAACTCAGGTGTTCTGGGtctgtttgcatatttttctgGCAATCCAGACATCCACACATTTTCATCATCTGGTGCCATGCTTTGCAACCTGCTCATCGGGAGACTCATTTTCAGGGCATCATCATCAGTCTGTATGAACACCACACTGCGTGAACACTTTTTAGTGGCAGGCTGCATGTCCTTGCCACAGATTCTTGGGCACTGACTTCTCTGTGTTTAGCATATGCCTGCATTatctgtttcatttcatctctTTCATTGATATTGGACTTTTTTACCTCCTGGATGACTCCATTAAGAAATTGTGTCATCTCAAATTCAGGTTTAGAGACATAAGACATCATGTACATCAGGCAGCTGTAGTCATCAATGACATATTGGATGTCCATGTTGGCATTCCAGGCCCTCAGCAGATCTGCATTGTATGCATTCACCCAGCAGTCATTAGGTTCACGCTTTAAGAGGATGACATGGCCATTGCTTAAATTGAAGACACAATCCAAGTACTGTTCATAAGTTAATTTGCATTTCtgaagcagctcagacaagTCTTCAAACGAGGAATTTGGGTCACAGAGCAAATCTCTCAATGGctggagtttttctttggcctctttctgtttttttgcgaGAGccatttgtctgtttttttgcttttgtttttcatttgtgcctTTCTCCTTACTTGTGCTATGCTGCTTATCATTgtgatcatcgtcatcatctggGCTTGGGAAAGTGATCATTGTTTGGTCTACGGGTAGTTTGGGGAACCCAAACCTACATGACACATTACCTTTTTTACAGGATCTGGAGTGATTTCTGCTGTGGACTTGAACCTCAGACACAATTTTGTGAAGTTCAGGATCGGCATTTTGGTCAGGCATCTTACATGTGATGTACTTGTCAATAAATTTGTATACGTGGTCTTCAAGGTCACTTCCAAATTTaggtgcatctttgacccaaacCAGTAAATGGATATGAGGGCTACCTCTGGCCTGAAactccactcgataaaagtaatCTTCTACTTCACCGATGGGCTGTGCTGGGGACAGGATCAGTGTTGTCATTAGTGCATCGACTCTTTTTTCAAACAATCGCATCACAGTCACAGGGTTGCTTCggagaatttcacactttgtgtTCCAGTCAAGTTGTGAAAAATCCACTTGTTCACCTTGTTGAGTTTTTATGACCTCAACAACCTCAGGCCAtctcatttcagcagctgaaaatgtcaggaaaaaagTTGGCTTTCCTAACTGTCTGACCATAGCATGGAGATCTTTCAGTGCCTTCTCCCAATAGGCTGGAGTACCTCTCAGAGGTTTCATGAAGCGTGTTGCATCTTTGTTATTTATCAGTCTCTCCACTTCGtctttattttgaagcattcTGTTACAAATCCTACGTCCATCCTTGGTGATTGCCTTACCTTTGCGCAATTGGATGGACATGCTGTTCGTagccatgtgtgtttctgttacaaactgtgcaaagaataGGTAGCTTTGGTCAGTTGCAAACCGTGTATCTGCAGAGAACAGCCGTGTATTAAAATACATGCTTGGGGACAGTTTGACTTGTCTGGCTTCATCTAATGTGTTCTGTCCAGTTGGGAACTGCACAGGAAAGGCCATGGCTTCAAGTTTAGGAACAGAGAAGAAGCCAACAGGTCTATTTCTTTGGGCGGGTGCAATGCTAAATATTCCTTCACCATATGATAAAATGTCCTGTGCTATATCTGGTGGTTGCATACAGGTGTCTAGAACAAGACCGGGGCGaagttcttccttttctttctccataTCTTGTAAGGGCTCTCCATTTGATTGTTCAGGCTCCAATAGTTCGTTTACATCATGACATGGCTCAAGTATTCCAGCTGTTGTATCCTCAGTGGTTCTTCTTTCTGGTAGAATTTGGTTGTCGAAGTTTCTGGGCAGTACATCTTGAATATCTGCATCAGCAGTGTCATGTTCCGTCTCGATTATCTGATTATTTGTGGGATCAGCAAAAGTTGCGTCATCATCAATAGATACATCTTTGTATTCTGAATGCATCTCTTTTAGCTTTGATAAGCCTGCTAACACATTCTTCATGTTCACAGTGTAGAAGTGTTGGTATCCTTTGAATCTGATGTGTCTTTTCAGTTGTACCTGCAGGAGCTGGGCTTCATTGCAAGGTCTGGGAAGAGAGTTTACTGTGGTTTCCACATCCGACGGTACACAAACAACAGCCCCATGTACGGCTCTTTGCTGTCCTTTTGGTAATGCAATGATTTTGGCAAACGGGAGAATTTTAGCAATCAGTTGTCGTTCTAGTACATTTAATTGACTCAGTTCAATTGGAATGGGTGCTAGTGCTAAATTGTTTGCCTCTGCGATGGAAGAGATCTTTCCTCGTTGTAGGTGGCTGTCACAGTTGTAGCAAATCCACTCTTGCATTCTTTGTTTTGGAAAGGTACAATTAGCTGTACATTCACTATCACAAACATGGACAAATTTTCCTGTCAAGCAAGTGTCAACAACGTGACTATTTGTAACATACTTTGATCGTTTGCAGTGTTGAACTTGATTAGGAAACAGAGTTCTGTGGCACACCGTACAGACATGGGTGGGTCCTAACTTAATTCTTTCACGGAAAGCTAATGTGGCTGCTTGCATCACACTATTCACTACAAGCTGGGGCTGTGCTTCAGACTGTGGACCCTGCTGGAATTGTGTTACTAGTCGGctgtatttcttctttattctctGTGCACACAACTTTTTATAAATGGCGAAAGATGCAGTGGTAGCCATTTTGTGTCTCTGGTACTGGGCACAGCGCTGTATATGGTGCAGTCTGAATTGTGAGTCATTGTGGTACCTGGcatgaattgattttttttgtttgtgcctgTAGTTTGGATCCGATGCATATTTTGTTCTTATGTATGCCTTCTTCCTTTCTCTGACATGATCCTCTTTGTATTTCTGGTCCATATATCGTTTCTGTCTGGTGTGAAAGCTggcatccgtgttgtacctcTGGACCATATATTGTTTCTGTCTGGTTTGAAAGCTggcatccgtgttgtacctcTGGACCACATATTGTTTCTGTCTGGTTTGATAGTCAGGATCTGTGGTATATCTTCTGATAATGTAGTTTCTcattttttgttgaaaatgatGATCACTTTGGTATCTCTTCACCTTGTGGGCTTTTACTTTTTCTTGAATATGAGGATTTGCATAATAATTTTTGGCTGATAATAGTCTTTGTTTACGGTAATGACAGTTTTCAGCATATTGAATTTTCATAGTCTGTAATCTTTTCATTCGAAATTCACGACAGCAGGCATATCGTTCTCTttcgtgtctttttttgtttgtcttctttGCCACTTCTTCAGTTGAAGATTTGTCTTTAGCTTTTACATACTCCCTCTGACTTTTTTGAGCTTGACGAATAGCTTTCCCACGTCGTCCTTTATTTAATCTGCTCACATTTCTTGCTTTTTGGTGGGTTTTATCTTTTACTTTATCTCTTTCATTATTGAGGCCAATTTCTTGTTGTTCTTTCTGGATGTTGCTTGTTGGATCAACAGATGTTTCAAGTTGATGTTCACAAATTTGATTTGAAGCCATTTTGTCTTGTTGTGGGTTTAAAGCACTTTCTAACATTGTCATGTAGGTTTGGGCTGATTCTGGTTGAGGCACTTGCACAGTGGGATTTGTGATTTGTGGTTCATTTTGTGGTGATGTAGCTGTTGCTCCTGGTGTTGCTTGAGTTGACTGTGCAGGCTGTTCGTTGTGAGTGCTGACTCTTTTGAAAGAAACAGGCACAAACTCATATCTTGCATACCTGCCTTGATTTTGGAAAAGGTTATGCAGGTGGGTGATCAGGTCATTCACATGAGTGAAAGTGAGCATGACTGCTGTTCCATTTGGCTGGGGTAAACCTGCTGCACTTCTTGAATGTGAATCAAATAATCCATACCTCCCAGATTTGTCACGGAAAACTGCAATGCACTGAGGCGAAACCATGAGCAAAGCATAGTTCACATCTGTTGACAGACATACAAGGCGACTAGCAAGAGGCAACCACCATCCTTTTCTTTGATaagttttgtcctctgctttcagGTATCCGTACCTTATGTTGTCCATTTTCACACTGTAGACATTTATGTCAGCATGAACTTCTTTGGGCATGTCCTCCATGGTCAAATGATCTTGTGTGTAACGCCTCTCCTGCTGAAGATTTGTTTTAATCCAACAGTAGAGTGCATCTCCCTGTTCAAGCACCTTATCAAGTCGGGCTGTGTTGAACTGGTGTTCCTCATTAAGGTAGGCCAGGAATGTGAGGGCATTACATGTGCACTGATGATTTCGAGAGAATTCTGTGTACCTTTCATCACTTTGACAATGAGTTGCACTGACACACCAGAAGTGATGAACTGCGTTGCTCTGTAGCTCCTCTGTCAGTAGTTGTTCATTTATGTTGTGGAAAGGCTGATCAAGGAATGGTAAAGGTGACATGTTATTGTTTAGTATTTAATGATAAGCATTTCAAGGTTGAGCAAAAACATATGCAACTCTTGGTACAATGATGTAAGACATTTTTTAAGTGGCAAgggttgtataaataaagattttctttaaagaaaaacatttttaactatGGTAAAACAATGAAGCAATGTTCAGGCAAATTAAGCCAAATTATATCACTCTTCAAACATATTACAGCATAATCTAAAGATACGCAGCATCAGATAAGCCAGAAACTGGTAGAAAGAGTGTGACAGGAAAagtgagagagagcagaggtgggaagtaaaaaTGACGAATATTTTAGATATCTGCAATTTGCTTGagtgctgtttttttaatgaccttttaTAAAAGTCATATCTGTACTTTCTGCTCCTTATATTTTCCAAGCAGTTAATTACTTTACATATAACATATTAGCTGTTTCCTAAAATGTCGGCTgtatccttcggaggacccgacCTACGCGGTCTATGTGGggcgggtccttcgaagactgagaaggccggaagtacgaggctgtgaaatgggacggtctagcctgcagatttgcgtcaccactgtctcggtggagttatccaagtgacttatatatcatgtttaacctgggtagcgaaagagcgggcgtctgaaaacgatgaattTACGAGTctgctgctctcgccggctggaGTGACCATTGCTGCCGCGCCCCCCCCACCAGCTTGGTATCGAgtgggtgggtaacagacgtctccgaaaacgtcagcacacttttgcaaatatacgatagataaaccaagcagatatttgtaatttacacagctacttttttcgcatgaaaatatgttaaaagttcatcttgcgacccagaaagattaataagactaattttaaaacttagtagcgacCGCTATTGTTGGCAGCTGGAATTTGACTGGGCCACGCTATGaattcaaatgcggcctccggaggatgcaaccaacgttttgggacacagcttttaTTTTAGGTTGCTGCCAGCCTTCAAACATCTACTAAATTGCAGCCTAAATACAAACATATGAAAGGAAATCATGTTTACGTATTATTTGTAAGAGGATCTCAGATGCTCTTAAATCAGATGTAATTCATTCACAGATTTCAGATTAAACCAGATTGTTCTGTACATGTGACATAGTTGTGTTACGTTTTGTAAAGAAAGTACACAAAATTCAGTTACAGGTTAAATGTGATAGAAACAAAATACATTGACATCCATCTTGATAAAAGATGAGTGTCACAAAGCcatgtttgtatttattctgAACAATATATATAGAAATAGATAAATAGACAGACATAAATAGCTGTTGAGATGTCTGCATTTTAGGAATGTGATGAAAGACATTGACAAATGTATATGTTTAGTCTAACATTTTGGTATATTTAGTACGAGTTAGCAAGCATACTTAAGGTGAAAGACTAAATATCAACCCCGGTGATTATACAGCAAACATCACATGTATATTAATTGGTTATAGACATTTGTGGGCATACCTTTTTAGGTGGAGAATTTGATGCCGTGTGGAAATCATCGGTTGCCCGGACTCGTTTTGCTGGTGGACGAGTTTCTGAACTCTGATAATACAGTTAATCAAAATGAGAAAACCTACTAACAGATTTGAAATAGAGTGTAACACTGgatactttaaagaaaacatgaaacagtaGCGGTTACTAAACTtacaaagcaataaaaaaattgAAGCTGTTTGCATAACTACTAAGAAATTTGAAGGTTAGTGtaactttaaaaactttaaacaaaacTAACAGAAGCGAGAAAACAAAATTCTTACTGTTTGCATAAGGCTAACATGTAACCATAtgtctttaacatttaatggtAATGTAACTGTCCACTATAAATCCTTAATGGAGGAATACCGTTTTTAATTTACCTTGCTGCCTGGAGGACATAAGGAGGTGGGTCTATTCTCCGTTTCCAAGGACAAGCTGGCTGGTGCTGTCTGCtaacccaaacaaaaaaagaatataatgTTAAGACATTAAGTGACTTGAcactttaatttcactttacAATGCAATGCATGGCATGAACTGTTATGCCAGTTGGGTAACATTACAAGATAGAAATGGTCAACTGTATGGGTAAGTGTAAACTTTACTACAATGTCGTAGCTGCACCACGGAGCAACACTgtaaagttcactaaacatacatgtttt
Coding sequences within:
- the LOC109196932 gene encoding uncharacterized protein LOC109196932, encoding MVLLADMMKGNKRDLPDNIQAAPGVRVMIIRNLDVEDGLVNGTFGTITNIVTTTQDGRKTVNLIGLTLDNQNSGQKFRRKIQGSSDNLVYIEKCEESTSKNGVLRRQFPMKLAFACTAHKVQGMTMESAVVCLKRVFEPGMAYVALSRTTSLKGLYITDFDERKIYADPAITDALKNMRHASFENARPLLQFLKSVVPTVPTMTIIHHNAQGLPTHMEDMRCHHELSLADVLCITETHLSGSSVSPRFQLEQYNMATRNRHVSYTNHTDMAKVNGGGVAMYYKTVLTAESRKYLQNVTDLEFVVIKVESPVTALIATVYRPPNYSHVRFLPQMQCLLDSLEMMNCQPIIVCGDFNEDLMSRGKKPIQELFQSRGYAQLITAATTEKHTLIDHLYISQPYACLQSGVLNTYHSYHNPIYCVIH